The segment GGCCAACACCTCGGACGACAAGCCACACGTCAACAAATCTCTGATCATGGTGCCCATGAACACCCCCGGCATCACCCTCAGCGCCCACCTCGACAAGCTCGGCATGCGCAGCTCGGAAACCGCCCAGGTGTTCTTCGACAACGTCCGCGTGCCGCAGCGCTACCGCATCGGGCACGAGGGCGCGGGCTTCATGATGCAGATGCTGCAGTTCCAGGAAGAACGCATGTTCGGTGCCGCCAACATGATCAAGGGCCTGGAGCACTGCGTGGACGTCACCATCGACTACTGCAAGGAGCGCAAGACCTTCGGCAATCCGCTGATCGACAACCAGGTGATCCACTTCCGCCTGGCCGAGCTGATGACCGAGATCGAAGCCTTGCGCGCGCTGGTCTACCAGGCGGTGGAGCTGTACGTCACGGGCAAGGACGTCACCCGCCTCGCCTCCATGGCCAAGCTCAAGGCCGGCCGCCTCGGCCGTGAAGTCACCGACGCCTGCCTGCAGTACTGGGGCGGCATGGGCTTCATGTGGGACAACCACGTTTCGCGCGCCTATCGCGATACCCGCCTGGTGTCCATCGGCGGCGGCGCCGACGAAATCATGCTGGGCATCATCTGCAAGCTGATGGGCATCCTGCCGGGCAAGAAGAAGGGCTGACGCGATGACCCTGCCGAACTGCGAAACCCTTCTGCTGGAGCAGGCCGGAGGCGTGCTTCACGTCACCCTGAACCGGCCGGACAGCCGCAATGCGATGAGCCTGGCGATGGTCGAGGAACTGCGTACGGTCCTGGCTGCCGTGCGCACCGTCCCCGACGTACGCGCCCTGGTGCTGCGCGGTGCCGGGGGGCACTTCTGCGCCGGTGGCGACATCAAGGACATGGCCAGCGCCCGGGCCACTGGCGGCGACGCCTACCGCAGCCTGAACCGTGCCTTCGGCAGCCTGCTGGAAGAAGCCCAGGCGCAGCCACAGGCACTGGTCGTGGTGCTGGAAGGCGCAGTGCTGGGCGGCGGCTTCGGCCTGGCCTGTGTCTCCGATATCGCCATTGCCCACGTCGGCGCGCAGTTCGGCCTGCCGGAAACCAGCCTCGGCGTGCTGCCGGCGCAGATCGCGCCTTTCGTGGTCAAGCGTATCGGCCTTACCCAGGCACGCCGCCTGGCGCTCACCGCCGCGCGCTTCGATGGCTTCGATGCCCTGCGCCTGGGCCTTGTGCATTTCGCCGAGGCCGATACGGCCGGTGTGGAGCAGCGCCTGGCCGAAAGCCTGGAGCAGGTCCGGCGCTGTGCCCCCGGCGCCAACGCCCGGACCAAGGCCCTGCTGCTGGCCACCGAAGACGAGCCACTGGCCGCCCTGCTGGACAACGCCGCCGAACAGTTCGCCGCGGCCGTCACCGGCCCCGAAGGTACCGAGGGCACCCTGGCCTTCGTGCAGAAGCGCAAGCCCACCTGGGCGCAGTGAGCCTTTACTCCCTCTCCTTCCGGGAAAGGGTTGAGGTGAGGAGAATCCCGCCGCGCGCAGGTGTTTCCCTCACCCTGGCCCCTCCCCCAAAGGGGAGAGGGGACTAGCATCCGAGGAGCCAGAGAACATGCCCAGCTTCAACAAGATCCTGATTGCCAACCGTGGCGAGATCGCCTGCCGGGTAATGCGCACCGCCCAGGCGCTCGGCTACCGCACCGTCGCCGTCTACAGCGAAGCCGACACCGACGCTCGCCATGTGCAACTGGCGGACGAGGCGGTGTGCATCGGCCCCGCGCCGGTGGGGCAATCCTACCTGTCGGTCGCGGCCATCCTCGAAGCGGCCCGCAAGACCGGTGCCGACGCCGTTCACCCCGGCTATGGCTTCCTCTCCGAGAACGCCGAATTCGCCCGTGCCTGCGAGGCGGCCGGCATCGTCTTCATCGGCCCCACGGTGGATGCCATCCACCTGATGGGCAGCAAGCGCCTGTCCAAGCTGGCCATGCTCGAAGCCGGCGTGCCGTGCATTCCCGGCTACGAAGGCGCCGAGCAGGACGACGCCACGCTGGCCCGCGAAGCCGGACGCATCGGCTACCCGCTGATGATCAAGGCCAGTGCCGGCGGCGGCGGACGCGGCATGCGCCTGGTGAACGGCGCGGACGAGCTGACGACGCAACTGCGCACCGCCCGCTCGGAAGCCCTGAATGCCTTCGGCAGCGCCGAGCTGATCCTGGAAAAAGCCGTGATCCAGCCGCGCCACGTGGAAATCCAGGTGTTCGGCGACCGGCAGGGCAACCTCGTCTACCTGGGCGAGCGGGACTGCTCGGTACAGCGCCGCCACCAGAAAGTGATCGAAGAAGCCCCCTGCCCGGTCATGACGCCGGAATTGCGCCAGGCCATGGGCGACGCCGCAGTGAAGGCCGCGCGCACGGTGAACTATGTGGGCGCCGGCACGGTGGAATTCCTGCTGGATGCCAGCGGCGCCTTTTACTTCCTGGAAATGAACACTCGCCTGCAGGTCGAGCACCCGGTGACCGAGCTGATCACCGGCCAGGACCTGGTCGCCTGGCAGATTCGCGTGGCCGAGGGCCAGACGCTGCCATTGAAACAGGACGAGATCCGCCTCGACGGCCATGCCATGGAAGTGCGCCTCTATGCCGAAGACCCGGCCGCCGGCTTCCTCCCCCAGACCGGCGACGTGTTGCGCTGGGAGCCGGCCGAGCTGGAAGGCATCCGCATCGATCACGGCCTGGTGGAAGGCCAGGCCGTGACGCCCTTCTACGACCCCATGCTGGCGAAGGTGATCGCCTGGGGCGCTACCCGCGAGGAAGCCCGGCGCAAGCTGGCTCGCGCGGTTGAGGATTGCGTGCTGCTCGGTGTGAGAGGCAACCAGCGCTTTCTTGCCAACCTGCTGCGTCACCCGCAGTTCGCCGCCGGGGAAGCCACCACCGCCTTCATCGGCGAAACCTTCGGCGCCGACCCGAGCCTGGCACCGCAGCCGGCATCCCCCGCCGAGCTGGCGATGGCCGCCACCCTGCTTTACCAGGCCTCTGCCGCCGCCAGCGCCCACCAGGGCGGTCTCGCTGGCTGGCGCAGCGCCGGCAGCGCCCCCTGGCGCCTGACCTTGCGCCAGGGCGAGCAGAAGCACAGCGTGGAACTGGCGGTGCAGGACGCCGGCCAGCAGCCGCGCCTGCTGACCAGGGTGAATGACGCCGAGATCGCCATCCGGCTGCTGTCTGCCGACGGCCGCTGGGCGGTGCTGGAACTGGACGGCGTCCGCCGCCGCGTCGCCTACCACCAACGGGCCACGCAGCTCTGGCTGTTCGGCCAGAACGGCAACCTGGAATTGCAGGACGTCACCCACGAGCCCGCCGGCGGACAGGCCGGCGCCGCGTCCGGCACAGTTAAGGCGCCCATGGATGGCGCGATAGTCGAGGTGTTGGTGAGCGAGGGTGATCGGGTCGGCAAGGGCCAACTGCTGGTGGTGCTGGAAGCCATGAAGATGGAGCACCCGCTGAAGGCCGGCGTGGACGGCGTGATCCGCCGCGTCCAGGTCAGCCGCGGCGACCAGGTGAAGAGCCGTCAGCTGCTGGTCGAGGTGGAGGAAGCCCTGTAACCGGATGCTTGCCACAGGAGCGAGCTTGGCTCGCCACAGACTGCGGCACGAATCGCTCTGTAGGGGCGAATCCATTCGCCAAGGGCCGCAACGCGGCCCCGGACAACAACAAGAACCAGGAGGTCCTGATGTCCCTTTCCGGCAAAACCCTGTTCATCACCGGCGCCAGCCGTGGCATCGGCCGCGAGATTGCCCTTCGCGCCGCCTCCGATGGCGCCAATATCGTCATCGCCGCCAAGAGCGCCGAGCCCCACCCGAAACTCGCCGGCACCATCTTCAGCGTGGCCGCGGAAGTGGAAGCCGCCGGCGGCAAGGCACTGCCCCTGCAACTGGACGTGCGTGACGAAAACGCCGTGCGCGACGCGATGGCCAAGGCCGCCGGACACTTCGGCGGCATCGATACCCTGGTCAACAATGCCGGCGCAATCAAACTGGCGGGCGTTGAACGCCTGGAACCCAAGCGCTTCGACCTGATGTACCAGATCAACACCCGCGCAGTGATGGTCTGCAGCCAGGCCGCATTACCGTATTTGAAGCAAAGCGCCAGCGCCCACATCATCAACCTCTCGCCGCCCCTCAACCTCGCGCCCAAATGGTTTGCCCAGCACGGTCCCTACACCGTCACCAAGTACGGCATGAGCATGCTCACCCTGGGTATGAGCGAGGAGTTCAAGCGCTACGGCATCAGCGTCAACTCGCTGTGGCCGAAGACCATGATCGCCACCGCCGCCATCGAGTTCGAGCTGGGCAGCCGCGACGCCTTCAAGCGCGCCCGCACCCCGGCCATCATGGCCGACGCCGCCTACGCCATCCTCATGAGCCAGGGCCGCAGCATCACCGGCCGCCTGCTGATCGACGAAGAAATCCTGCGCGAACAGGGCCAGACCGAATTCGAGCAGTACCGCTACGACCCGCAGGGCGGCTCGCTGGTGCCGGATCTGTTCCTGGACTGACACCTCACACTACCCTCCGCCTGTGGGAGCGAATTCATTTGCGAAAGGGCAGACCTGCGGTCTGCATCGCGAATGAATTCGCTCCTGCAAGAACTCTCCACCTTCGCTGATTTGCCCATCTGCCTTCATCCCGCCGCGCCAGGGTCATGGCAGGGCCCGATCGACCGCTCTAGAGTCAGGAATACAACTGCGTACAACAACGACAACACGCGAGAACCATGAGCCAAGTCGATCTGATCTCCCCGCTGAGCTTCATCGCCCGCCTGCCGGCCAACCTGCCACGCGTGCCGCGCATGCTGCTGGGCCTCTACTACACCGGCATCCGCAACCGCGAAAAGGCATTGTCCCTGGGCTGGGCACTGGAGCGCGCCGCGCGGTTGTACCCGACGCGCCCGGCCGTGATTGATGAACAACGCCGGATCAGCTATGCCGACTTCAACGCCTGGAGCAATCGCCTGGCCCACGCACTGAAAGCAGAAGGCGTGGCGCACGGCAGCGTCGTGGCGGTCATGCTGGAGAACCGTATCGAAGTGCTGGCGGTTCTTGGCGCCCTGGCCAAGCTGGGCGCCATCGCCGCCCTGGTGAACACCACCCAGCGCGGCAAGGTGCTGAGTCACAGCCTCAACCTGGTCAAGGCCAGGCACTTTGTGGTGGGTGAGGAACTGCGCGGCGCTTTCGACGAAGTCCGCGCTGAACTGGAGGACGCCCGCCGCTGCTACTGGGTGGCCGATGGTGACTGCCTGACCGCCCCCGGCGACGCCCCGCCCGGCTGGCAGAACCTGATGCGCCTGGCCCAGGATCAGTCCGGCGACAACCCGGTGGAAACTGGCCGGGTGCGCCTCAAGGACGCCTGCTTCTACATCTACACCTCGGGCACCACCGGCCTGCCCAAGGCGTCCATCCTCAGTCATGGCAAGTGGATCAAGGCCTTCGGCGGCTTCGGCCACTCCGGCCTGGGCCTCGGCGAGAACGACGTCTTCTATCTGACCCTGCCCTGCTACCACAACAATGCGGTCACCGTGAGCTGGGCCTCGGTGCTGGCCGGCGGCGCCGCCATCGCCCTGCGCCGCAAGTTCTCCGCCAGCAACTTCTGGAAAGACGTGGCCCGTTACCAGGCCACTTGCTTCGGCTACATCGGTGAGCTCTGCCGCTATCTTCTGAACCAACCACCCTGCCCCGAGGAACAGGGCAACAGCCTGACCTGCATGATCGGCAACGGTCTGCGCCCGTCGATCTGGGCCGAGTTCAAGGCGCGCTTCGGCATCGAACGGGTGATGGAGTTCTACGCCTCCAGCGAAGGCAACATCGGCTTCACCAACGTGTTCAACTTCGACAATACGGTGGGCTTCTCACCGGCCACTTTCGCCATCGTCCGCTATGACCTGGAAAACGACCGCCCGCTGCGGGATCACCGTGGCCTGATGGAAGAAGTCGGCAAGGGCGAAACGGGCCTGCTGATCAGTGAAATCAGCGACAAGTGGCCCTTCGACGGCTACACCGACCCGGCCAAAAGTGAGGCGGTGATCCTGCGGGACGTATTCAAGAAGGGGGATGCCTGGTTCAACACCGGTGACCTGATGCGCGGAATCGGTTGCAAGCACGCACAGTTCGTCGATCGCCTCGGCGACACCTTCCGCTGGAAAGGCGAGAACGTCTCCACCACGGAAGTCGAGAACGCCCTCGGCGCCTTTCCCGGCGTGGAGGATGCGGTGGTCTACGGTGTCGAGATTCCCGGCACCAACGGTCGTTGCGGCATGGCGGCCCTGCGCCTGGGCAGTGGCACGCAACTGGATGGCCAGGCCCTGGCCGTTCACCTGGATCGCGAACTGCCAGCCTACGCCTCACCGCTGTTCGTGCGCCTGCTGGCGGAAGTGGAGACCACGGGCACCTTCAAGTACAAGAAGACCGACCTGAAGAAGCAGGCCTACGACCCGGCTGCGGTGAACGAGCCCCTCTTCGCCCGCCTGCCCGGCGAACCCCATTTCCGTCCGCTGGACGGGACGCTGTACCAGGCGATCCAGCGCGGAGACTATCGCTTCTGAGTCTTGAACCCCGCCTTGTGGTGTGAGCACGTCCTAGCGCTTGAATTCGAACTGCAACTCGGCGCCCTCGACCGAACGCCAGTAGTCGTCTTCCCGCTCGTTGTGGATCAGCTTGCCGTTGAGCTGGAAGGGGCTTTCCGGGGCGGGTTTCTCCACGAACATCTGCGGCAATAGCGGCTGGTCAGCCAGGTCGGCCGCCGCCTCGGTCGGCTGCAACTGCTCCACCAGATCCTTCGGCAGAGTGAGGTCGAGCTTGGCTGCAGGCAGCCGGGCCGCAACAGTCGGCTCTGCCGCCGGTTCGACCGGCTTGGCCGGGGCGGGAGGCGTTGGCGCAGGTTTCGGTGTCGGCGCGGGCGGCGGTGGAGTCGGCCTGGACTCGGGCGCGGGCGGCGGTTCCACGGGCGCGGCCGGCTCCGGCGCCGGGCTGGAGGTCAGCGGCGGCGGCGCCGGAGGCGCTTTGGGCTGGGACGGCGCTTCCTTGTCGCAGGCCGCCAGCAGGGTCAGTGCCAGAGCGGCACAAAGCAGATGAATTGAACGCATGAAAGCACTTGCCAAGGCGAAGATGGCGCAATGCTCCACCTTGGCCAGCATCGTGGCAAGTCCGCCGTGATCGCCCTCAGCGCTCACCTTCCAGCTCACGCAGTTCCGCCGCGATATCTCGCTGTGGATAGCGCGCCTGCAGTTCGTCCAGCAGCTTGTGCGCTTCGTCGCGCTTGCCCGCCTTCTCCAGCTCCAGCACGCGCCGCAGGTCGGTATCGATCCCGGCAGACGCCGCCTTGGCCTTGGCCATCTCCTCCTTGGGCACGGCCTCTTCCAGGCGCATGGACTCGGCCTGACGTGCCTCATCACTGACGCTGTCGGCCATGGCCGAGGCCTTCTTCTCGACCTGGGCCGGGGGGCTGGCGAGCGTGGCCGGCGCGGCTCTGGACATGGGCGCAGCCGCCGGGGCCGGCGCGGAATACGGCGCGGGGCTGGCAGCTGGCGCGTCGAAGCGCTGCCTGGCCTCTTCCTGGGTGCGCAGTGTCAGGCTCAGGCCAATACCCAGGGTAGCGAAGCCGGCCACAGCAACCGCCCAACGCTGCCGGCCACCGGCGCCAAGCAGCCAGGCGTGCAGGCGCTCGCCGAGCGACGGGCGACGTTCAGGCCGGTTCCGGGCGGCCTGGGCAGCAGCCGCGGCGAGGATACGCTGGTCCAGCGACGCCGACGGTTCATCGTGGCTGTGGCGGCGATAGTGCTCGAGCAGTTCACGTTCCATGGCGTCCGGCTTGTGCGGTTCTCGGTTCATGCGGATACCTCCTCGGCCGCGGCCGGGTCGGCCAGCAGCCGACGCAACTTCTGCAACGCATAACGCAGGCGGCTTTTCACCGTCTCCGCGGGGGTGCGGGTAAGTTCGGCGATCTCGGTCAGTTCCAGGTCGCCATGGGCGCGCAGGAGGAACACTTCGCGCTGCTCGCCCGGCAGTTCGTCCAGGGCCGCGCGCAGGCGCTGCTGATCCTGGCTGAGGGATAACTCCCGCTCGGGGTCCTGGCTCTCACCCGCCAGCGCCTCGCCGTGCAGCGCCTCATCGAAGGCTTCTTCACGACCCTGGAGGCGGCCGTGCTTGCGCCAATGGTCGATCAGGCGATTGCGGGCGATCTGGTAGAGCCAGGTCTTGAAACTGGCCTGCCCAAGTGGCGACGACTCGCTGCGGATCAGGTTCAGCCAGGTTTCCTGGAAGATTTCCTCGGCCAGCGTGCCGTCGCCACACAGGCCGCAGAGAAAACGGTAGAGGCCGAGGCGATGGCGCGCGTAGAGCACGCCAAAGGCCTCGGCATCGCCATTTCGGTAACGCCGCAGCAAGGCGGCGTCGTCATCCGTGAGAATCGCGTTCACGTCATTCCTTCCGCGCGTGGGATGGGGCAGGAGTTTGCAAGCTTTGCGCGAGTTCCACCAGTTGCACGAACTCGCCGCGCAGGCCGAAGCGATCGTCGCCACGGGCCCCACGGGCCAGCGCGGCGCTGTCTTCCAGACCGAAGTCTCCGGTGTACTGGCCACCCTTGAGTTGCTGGGCGAAGGCTGCAACCGCGGCGGCGAAACGCAGGTCCTCGCCGGCCTGGTCCAGCGGGATCGCCTTGCCGGCTGCGATGGGGCGTTCCAGCAAGCGGCTCTGCTCCGAGCCCGGGGCCTTGTAGCGCACCCGCAGCCAGGCCAGCTCGCCAGCCTTGCCCTCGGCCCTCGCGACGCTCTGGTAGCGCAGCGGCTCCAGCCAGCCCTTGGCACCAGCGGGCACGATCTCATAGAGCGCGGTAATGGTATGCCCGGCCCCGATCTCGCCGGCATCCACCTTGTCATTGCTGAAGTCTTCCCGCTTGAGGGCACGATTCTCATAGCCCAGCAGGCGGTACTCACTCACTTCGGCGGGGTTGAACTCCAGTTGCAGCTTCACATCCCGCGCCACCACCGACAGCGTGGAACCGAGCTGATCCACAAGCACCTTGCGCGCCTCGCGCAGGTTGTCGATGTAGGCGTAATTGCCATCGCCGGCGTCGGCCAATTGCTCCATCAACCGCTCGTTGTAGTTGTCCACGCCGAACCCCAGGGTGGTCAGGGAGACTCCGCCCTTGCGCTTCTGCGCGGCCAGTTGCTTGAGGCTGTCGAAATCGCTGATACCGACATTGAAGTCACCGTCGGTGGCCAGGAGGATTCGGTTGATGCCATTCGGGATCAGGCCCTTCTGGGCTTCGGCATAGGCCAGCTGGATGCCAGACTCGCCCGCCGTGGAGCCACCAGCGCTCAGCTGTTCGATGGCGGAGCGGATTTTCGCCTTCTCGTTGCCGGGCGTGGAGCCCAGCACCACCCTCGCCTCCCCGGCATAGGTGATCAGGGAAACACGGTCCTGCGGACGCAATTGATCCAGCAGCAACTTGAGGGTGCCCTGCACCATGGGCAGGCCCTCGCGACGGTCCATGGAACCTGAGACGTCCACCAGGAACACCAGGTTGGCCGGGGCCAGATGCTCGGCGCTGCTGTCGGAGGCCTTGATCGCCACGCGCAACAGGCGGGTTTGCGGATTCCAGGGGGTCTGCGCCTGCTCGATACCGATACCGAAGGGCACGTCGCCTTCCGGCTGCGGATAGTGGTAAGGGAAGTAGTTGACCATCTCCTCCAGCCGCACGGCATCCGCTGGCGGCAGCTGGCCGCCGTTCAGGAAACGCCGCACATTGGCGTAGCTGCCAGTGTCGACATCGATGCTGAAGGTGGATATCGGATCGCTGGCAACCGCGTGGACCGGGTTGTCGGGAAGATGCTGGTACTGCTCGCGGGGCACGTCGCGATAGCCTGGTTGCAACGCATCCGCCATGGGGGCAGGCGCGATCATGGGCATCTGCCGCACCTCGGCGGCGTAATCGGCGCGCTTGGCCATGGCTGCCGGCGCACTGGCCTTGCTCTCCTCGCGCAGCTCCGGCTCCACCTGGATCGATGCGGGCGGCGGCGCCTCGGCCTTGCCGCTGGCGGGTGCAGACGCATCCTGCGCACTGCAGGCGGCCAGGGCCAGCAGCAGGCCGGCGGTGAAGCCGGCGGCCAGGGGTTGGTGCTGAAGGAAACTGTGGCTGGACATGGGACGCCTCCTGGGAACGAATGAGCCATTCGCACCAGTAGACGGAGGCGCCGCCCAGAACGGGTCAAGGCGGAGTGGATTCCTGAAGGGCTGCTTTGCAACCAGCCCTTGGCGAACGAATTCGCCCCTACAGGCCAGCCTCCTGGCAGAGCTGCTTGGCCAGCATGCCGAGGGTCATGATGGCCCGCTCGGCCTCACGATTCCACGGGATGCCGCAGTTCAGCCGCACGCAGTGGTTGAACTGCTCGGTGTTACTGAAGATCAGCCCCGGCGCGATGCTGATGCCCTGCTGCAGGGCGCGCACGTGCAGGTCCTTGGTGTTCACCTTGGCCGGCAGGCTGATCCAGAGGATGAAGCCGCCGTTGGGTCGGGTGATCTGGGTGCCTTCGGGGAAGTACTGCTGCACGCCCAATTGGAACGCGGTGAGGTTCTTCCGGTACTCCTGGCGGATGTAGCGCAGGTGCCGGTCGTAGCCACCGTTCTCCAGGTAGGCGGCGACCCCCATCTGGGTGACGCTGCATGCCGAGTGGGTGCTGAAAGTCTGCAGGCGCTGGATCTCCGCCTGGTACTTGCCGGCGATCATCCAGCCGATACGCACCCCAGGCGATAGGGTCTTGGAGAAGCTGGAACAGTAGATCACCCGGTCATCGAGGTCGTAGGCCTTGATCGCCTTCGACGGCCCCTGGTCGAACATCAGCTCGCCGTAGATATCGTCTTCGATGATCTGGATGTCGAAGTCAGAAGCCAGACGCAGCAGTTGCTTCTGGCGCTCCTCGGGGATGGTGCCCCCCAGGGGATTGCTCAGCCGCGCGGTCAGAACCAGCGCCTTGATCGGCCACTGGTTGGCGGCCAGTTGCAGGGCCTCCAGGCTGATACCGGTGGTGGGGTCGCTGGGAATCTCGATCACCTTCAGGCCGAGCAGGTCAGCCAGTTGCAGCAGGCCGTAATAGGTCGGCGACTCCGTGGCGATCAGGTCGCCGGGACGGGTCAGCACGCGCAGGCTC is part of the Pseudomonas lalkuanensis genome and harbors:
- a CDS encoding RNA polymerase sigma factor, which produces MNAILTDDDAALLRRYRNGDAEAFGVLYARHRLGLYRFLCGLCGDGTLAEEIFQETWLNLIRSESSPLGQASFKTWLYQIARNRLIDHWRKHGRLQGREEAFDEALHGEALAGESQDPERELSLSQDQQRLRAALDELPGEQREVFLLRAHGDLELTEIAELTRTPAETVKSRLRYALQKLRRLLADPAAAEEVSA
- a CDS encoding aminotransferase-like domain-containing protein, with amino-acid sequence MTNLLLYQRIAQQLADDIRRGVYQPGERVPSVRKLSSQLNVSHATVLQAYASLEDQGLIRARPQSGFYVHQTPALTASTPDIARVERPGLVTRASIIQQVLAESRREGVFPLGAAVPHVDYLPVRTLHQQLAKVTRFHSPRAFSYMFSPGFEPLRRQVAIRMRDAGVVVDPSEVVITHGCVDALQMSLRVLTRPGDLIATESPTYYGLLQLADLLGLKVIEIPSDPTTGISLEALQLAANQWPIKALVLTARLSNPLGGTIPEERQKQLLRLASDFDIQIIEDDIYGELMFDQGPSKAIKAYDLDDRVIYCSSFSKTLSPGVRIGWMIAGKYQAEIQRLQTFSTHSACSVTQMGVAAYLENGGYDRHLRYIRQEYRKNLTAFQLGVQQYFPEGTQITRPNGGFILWISLPAKVNTKDLHVRALQQGISIAPGLIFSNTEQFNHCVRLNCGIPWNREAERAIMTLGMLAKQLCQEAGL
- the atuF gene encoding geranyl-CoA carboxylase subunit apha, which gives rise to MPSFNKILIANRGEIACRVMRTAQALGYRTVAVYSEADTDARHVQLADEAVCIGPAPVGQSYLSVAAILEAARKTGADAVHPGYGFLSENAEFARACEAAGIVFIGPTVDAIHLMGSKRLSKLAMLEAGVPCIPGYEGAEQDDATLAREAGRIGYPLMIKASAGGGGRGMRLVNGADELTTQLRTARSEALNAFGSAELILEKAVIQPRHVEIQVFGDRQGNLVYLGERDCSVQRRHQKVIEEAPCPVMTPELRQAMGDAAVKAARTVNYVGAGTVEFLLDASGAFYFLEMNTRLQVEHPVTELITGQDLVAWQIRVAEGQTLPLKQDEIRLDGHAMEVRLYAEDPAAGFLPQTGDVLRWEPAELEGIRIDHGLVEGQAVTPFYDPMLAKVIAWGATREEARRKLARAVEDCVLLGVRGNQRFLANLLRHPQFAAGEATTAFIGETFGADPSLAPQPASPAELAMAATLLYQASAAASAHQGGLAGWRSAGSAPWRLTLRQGEQKHSVELAVQDAGQQPRLLTRVNDAEIAIRLLSADGRWAVLELDGVRRRVAYHQRATQLWLFGQNGNLELQDVTHEPAGGQAGAASGTVKAPMDGAIVEVLVSEGDRVGKGQLLVVLEAMKMEHPLKAGVDGVIRRVQVSRGDQVKSRQLLVEVEEAL
- a CDS encoding SDR family oxidoreductase encodes the protein MSLSGKTLFITGASRGIGREIALRAASDGANIVIAAKSAEPHPKLAGTIFSVAAEVEAAGGKALPLQLDVRDENAVRDAMAKAAGHFGGIDTLVNNAGAIKLAGVERLEPKRFDLMYQINTRAVMVCSQAALPYLKQSASAHIINLSPPLNLAPKWFAQHGPYTVTKYGMSMLTLGMSEEFKRYGISVNSLWPKTMIATAAIEFELGSRDAFKRARTPAIMADAAYAILMSQGRSITGRLLIDEEILREQGQTEFEQYRYDPQGGSLVPDLFLD
- the atuD gene encoding citronellyl-CoA dehydrogenase → MIFTQEHEELRRTVRNFVDREINPHVDQWEKEGRFPIHDIFKKAGELGLLGISKPEKFGGMGLDYSYSIVAAEEFGTIHCGGIPMSIGVQTDMCTPALARFGSDELREEFLRPAIAGEMVGCIGVSEVGAGSDVAGMKTTARKDGSDYVINGSKMWITNSPSADFICLLANTSDDKPHVNKSLIMVPMNTPGITLSAHLDKLGMRSSETAQVFFDNVRVPQRYRIGHEGAGFMMQMLQFQEERMFGAANMIKGLEHCVDVTIDYCKERKTFGNPLIDNQVIHFRLAELMTEIEALRALVYQAVELYVTGKDVTRLASMAKLKAGRLGREVTDACLQYWGGMGFMWDNHVSRAYRDTRLVSIGGGADEIMLGIICKLMGILPGKKKG
- a CDS encoding enoyl-CoA hydratase/isomerase family protein; translated protein: MTLPNCETLLLEQAGGVLHVTLNRPDSRNAMSLAMVEELRTVLAAVRTVPDVRALVLRGAGGHFCAGGDIKDMASARATGGDAYRSLNRAFGSLLEEAQAQPQALVVVLEGAVLGGGFGLACVSDIAIAHVGAQFGLPETSLGVLPAQIAPFVVKRIGLTQARRLALTAARFDGFDALRLGLVHFAEADTAGVEQRLAESLEQVRRCAPGANARTKALLLATEDEPLAALLDNAAEQFAAAVTGPEGTEGTLAFVQKRKPTWAQ
- a CDS encoding long-chain-acyl-CoA synthetase — translated: MSQVDLISPLSFIARLPANLPRVPRMLLGLYYTGIRNREKALSLGWALERAARLYPTRPAVIDEQRRISYADFNAWSNRLAHALKAEGVAHGSVVAVMLENRIEVLAVLGALAKLGAIAALVNTTQRGKVLSHSLNLVKARHFVVGEELRGAFDEVRAELEDARRCYWVADGDCLTAPGDAPPGWQNLMRLAQDQSGDNPVETGRVRLKDACFYIYTSGTTGLPKASILSHGKWIKAFGGFGHSGLGLGENDVFYLTLPCYHNNAVTVSWASVLAGGAAIALRRKFSASNFWKDVARYQATCFGYIGELCRYLLNQPPCPEEQGNSLTCMIGNGLRPSIWAEFKARFGIERVMEFYASSEGNIGFTNVFNFDNTVGFSPATFAIVRYDLENDRPLRDHRGLMEEVGKGETGLLISEISDKWPFDGYTDPAKSEAVILRDVFKKGDAWFNTGDLMRGIGCKHAQFVDRLGDTFRWKGENVSTTEVENALGAFPGVEDAVVYGVEIPGTNGRCGMAALRLGSGTQLDGQALAVHLDRELPAYASPLFVRLLAEVETTGTFKYKKTDLKKQAYDPAAVNEPLFARLPGEPHFRPLDGTLYQAIQRGDYRF
- a CDS encoding vWA domain-containing protein; translation: MSSHSFLQHQPLAAGFTAGLLLALAACSAQDASAPASGKAEAPPPASIQVEPELREESKASAPAAMAKRADYAAEVRQMPMIAPAPMADALQPGYRDVPREQYQHLPDNPVHAVASDPISTFSIDVDTGSYANVRRFLNGGQLPPADAVRLEEMVNYFPYHYPQPEGDVPFGIGIEQAQTPWNPQTRLLRVAIKASDSSAEHLAPANLVFLVDVSGSMDRREGLPMVQGTLKLLLDQLRPQDRVSLITYAGEARVVLGSTPGNEKAKIRSAIEQLSAGGSTAGESGIQLAYAEAQKGLIPNGINRILLATDGDFNVGISDFDSLKQLAAQKRKGGVSLTTLGFGVDNYNERLMEQLADAGDGNYAYIDNLREARKVLVDQLGSTLSVVARDVKLQLEFNPAEVSEYRLLGYENRALKREDFSNDKVDAGEIGAGHTITALYEIVPAGAKGWLEPLRYQSVARAEGKAGELAWLRVRYKAPGSEQSRLLERPIAAGKAIPLDQAGEDLRFAAAVAAFAQQLKGGQYTGDFGLEDSAALARGARGDDRFGLRGEFVQLVELAQSLQTPAPSHARKE